From the Porphyrobacter sp. CACIAM 03H1 genome, the window CTTGGCGGCTTGCCGCCTAGTCGCAGCGGGGTGGGCCTGCGCGACGGTTCACTTGCCCACCCCCGGCCCCTCCCGCAGGCGGGAGGGGAGACTTAGCGCCTAGCCCCGCCGAGGAAATCCAGCGCGTCGAAGCCCTCGGGCGCGGGCACCTCCACCACCGGTTCATCGCGATCGTCGAACTCCGTCCGCAGCGCGCGGCTCATGATGGCGTGCATGTGGTAGAGGCAGGTGATGTAGGTGAGCTCGAGGATCTCCTCGTCGCTGAACGCCGCCTTCACCTCGGCGAACAGCGCGTCGGGCACCCGGCCCTGATGGCACACAAGCCGGTCGGCATAGGCGAGCGTGAGGCGCTCCCGCGCTTCGAACTCGTCCGACGTTTGCCACACCGGCAAGGCCGCGATCTTCGCCTCGCTGACCCCGAGGCCGCGCAAGGACTTGCAGTGCTGCGAGAACACGAATTGCGAGCCGGTCGCCCACCCCGCCCAGGTCTGCCCCAGCTCGCGCAGCACCGGATCGAGCTTCCTCTCGGGCGAGCGGTAATAAGCGAACCCTTGCGCGGCGTGGCGCAGCGTGTCGGGCGAATTGGCGAACACCGTCCACCAGTCCCCGCGCGTGCCGGTCGCGGTGCCCGGCTCGGCGACGGGATCGCGCTCCCCGAACAATTGCGCATAGAGCGGCTGGGCGACCTTGGCATCGGCCTCGGCGCGGGGCACTTCCCTCAGGCGCGGCATCAGGCGTCCTCCGCCATTGTCGCGGGTGCGTGGCGTACGTCCTCCGGCCCGAAGGCGCGGGTGGTGGCGGCGAATTCGAGCATG encodes:
- a CDS encoding carboxymuconolactone decarboxylase family protein; the encoded protein is MPRLREVPRAEADAKVAQPLYAQLFGERDPVAEPGTATGTRGDWWTVFANSPDTLRHAAQGFAYYRSPERKLDPVLRELGQTWAGWATGSQFVFSQHCKSLRGLGVSEAKIAALPVWQTSDEFEARERLTLAYADRLVCHQGRVPDALFAEVKAAFSDEEILELTYITCLYHMHAIMSRALRTEFDDRDEPVVEVPAPEGFDALDFLGGARR